The Parafrankia irregularis genome contains a region encoding:
- a CDS encoding bifunctional DNA primase/polymerase, with translation MRIGSGVDAALAAAARGLALFPLAPGSRQPAPGWQRHCTTDPGQVAQLASAGTALGVGCRASDIVVLDLDRHPGEPDGIAGFAAACAAHGARWPDTFTVRTPRGGLHVYFAAAGRPIASTSGGRTLLGPGIDTRGPGRRSGGYLLAPGSRTTTGRYLIEHDRPITPLPAWLVRLLAVRPLPRSIGSVTAAPPKTSASDAGT, from the coding sequence GTGCGAATCGGAAGCGGCGTAGACGCTGCGCTGGCTGCGGCTGCCCGGGGCCTGGCTCTCTTCCCACTGGCCCCGGGCAGTCGCCAACCGGCTCCCGGCTGGCAGCGCCACTGCACCACCGACCCAGGCCAGGTCGCCCAGCTGGCATCAGCCGGCACCGCGTTGGGGGTCGGGTGCCGTGCCTCCGACATCGTCGTTCTCGACCTCGACCGTCATCCCGGCGAGCCGGACGGGATCGCCGGATTCGCCGCGGCCTGCGCCGCGCACGGCGCCCGCTGGCCGGACACGTTCACCGTTCGCACCCCGCGCGGCGGATTACATGTGTACTTCGCGGCCGCCGGCCGGCCGATCGCGTCGACGTCCGGTGGGCGCACACTCTTGGGCCCCGGCATCGACACCCGCGGTCCCGGCCGACGCAGCGGCGGATACCTGCTCGCCCCCGGCTCCCGTACAACGACCGGTCGCTACCTCATCGAGCACGACCGGCCGATCACGCCACTGCCCGCCTGGCTCGTTCGACTGCTCGCCGTCCGACCTCTCCCCCGCTCTATCGGATCCGTGACAGCGGCGCCGCCTAAGACAAGCGCGAGCGATGCTGGTACCTGA